The DNA sequence TAATAGAAGGAAACAGCTGGCGCCTCTGGTGTCGTTCTTTCATCGACTCCTGCAGCATGAACAAACCAGTCTGTCGATTGCAGCATAGCTCCGATCTGTTCATCCGTCATTTCATTAATATCACCGATATGCTTCTCAACCTCTTCAGGAATCAGTTCATCCATCATCTCTTTGTTACGCGCAATAGTTGAAACCTTATAGCCTCGCTTCAGTAATTCCTTGATTGTCTCAAAGCCAAGCAGCCCTGTGCCTCCAAGAACAAAAGCTCTCGTCATCGTTTCGCCCTCCCGGATGTTCTCATTATAGGTTATAATTCCACCATCCTGGATGGGGCAAACAGTGTTTTGAACGTTTTCAATTCATGCAAAATTTCTCGACTGCGGTGTTCCAAAATTGGATTCATTTCCATAAGCTCTTGCTTTATTTATATGTATCATCATAAATGCATTTGAAACTATAACACCTGCCCATTTCATGCTACAATCTAGGTTGTGAGTAATATTATGCGAAGCACTTTTGCCCAATTGTTTCTCTTATTTAATTAGTGGGCACTATTACATATTGAGGAGTGATCTAATGAACCAGACTCAGCTTGAAAAGATCAAAAACGGAAAAGGTTTCATCGCGGCACTTGACCAGAGCGGTGGAAGCACACCTAAAGCTTTAGGCCTTTATGGCGTAAAGGAAGATTCTTATTCCAATGAAGACGAGATGTTCGATCTTGTACACGAAATGCGTACACGTATCATCACATCCCCTTCTTTCGATTCCCAGTATATCCTCGGTGCCATCTTGTTCGAACAGACAATGGATCGCAAAATCGATGGCATGTATACAGCAGACTACCTAGCTGAGAAAAAAGGTGTCGTTCCATTCCTTAAAGTGGATAAAGGACTTGCTGATGAGAAAAACGGCGTTCAACTAATGAAGCCAATCCATGACCTTGACGAAACACTTCGCCGTGCCAATGAACGCAATATCTTCGGTACAAAGATGCGTTCTGTCATCAAGGAAGCAAACGCTGACAGCATTAAAGAAGTCGTTGATCAGCAGTTCGAGTACGGCAAGCAGATTATCGCAGCTGGCCTCGTTCCAATCATCGAGCCTGAAGTTGATATTCACAGCAAGGACAAAGAGCAGTCTGAAGAAATCCTAAAGGCTGAAATCAAGAAGCAGCTTGATAGCTTGAGCGAAGACCAGAATGTTATGTTGAAGCTTACAATTCCTACAGTTGCGAATACTTACAAGGAATTGATCGAGCACCCACGCGTAATTCGTGCTGTAGCACTTTCTGGCGGCTATTCAACAGAGGACGCCAACGAAAAGCTAAAAGCAAATGACGGTCTAATCGCGAGCTTCTCCCGAGCTTTGACACAGGATCTCTTCGCTAACCAGACAGACGAAGAGTTTAACGAAGCACTTGCTAAAGCTGTAAAAGATATTTACGAAGCATCTATTTAATTTAAAAAACCAGCCGCACTCTATTGTGCCGCTGGTTTTTTTGTGTTGTTGTGACGGATTCAGCGGGTTCTGCATGGATATCTGTTCTCTTCGCCCATTTATGAGCATCTTCCACTCATAATTCAGCATGTATGGATTTAATCTGCTGCTTTTCTGCTTTTACTCAGCAGTCTTGGTTTAACATACCAAAAAATCGGACACCTGCACATGGTGTCCGATTCATTATTAGACTTTAAATTGTGTCGATGCATCTTGAAGCCGCTCTGACAGTTCAACGAGATCATTAGAACGACTGAGGACTTGCTTCATAGACTGTGCAGATTCTTCCGTTACTGCAGCAGTTTCCTCAATTCCAGCTGATGACTGCTCAGAGATCGCCGCAATATGCTCAATGGATTGCTGTACTTCTACGGCACCTTCAGAAATGGCACCAATTTCACTTGAGAGATTCGATATTTTAGCCTGTACATCTTCAATGACGCTGCTGATGTGCTTAAATGTTTCACTCGTATCTTTGATCTGTGTGCTTCCTTCTTCCACTTTTTTGTAGCTGTTTTCAAGTGAATCAGAAACACCTTTTGATTCTTCCTGTACGAGCGTTGTAATCTGATTGATTTCCACAACCGACTCAGCTACCTGCTCAGAAAGCTTCCGTACTTCATCAGCCACAACGGCAAAGCCTTTTCCATGCTCACCAGCTCTTGCCGCTTCAATTGCTGCGTTAAGTGCCAACAAATTCGTCTGCTCAGAAATAGATTGAATCGTTGAGACAAGTTTGGCCACTTCCTGATAGTTACGGTCTAGCTCAGCCATTTTCTGAACGGACTCATGAACCATTTGGTAGATTTCCTGCATTTGCCCTTCCGTTCCTTGCATTTGCAAGTAGCCTTTTTCGGCCATGTCACCCATGTCAGATGCTTCTTCACTTAAGGTGCTGCTATTGTGGCTTGCTTCCTCTGCAGCATTGGAGAATAATTTGATGCGCTCGAGAAGCTCAGACGAATGTGTTGCCTGCTGTTCCGCACCAACTGCAAGTTCCCCTACAGTTGTGGAAATCTGTTCACTGCTCTCCGCCGTTCTCTGTGAATTGTCGGAGAATTCTCTTGCAACATTAAGTATTTCTCTCGATTCATCGTTCAGGTTCAGGATTAATGAACGTAAATGACTGCTCATTTTTTGCAAAGAGCGAGCGAGGTCGCCAATTTCATCACTTGAATCCGTATTTATTTCCTGCACAAGATTTCCTGCCGCTACATCCTCGGCAACTTCATTTAGATTTCTGATTGGATCGACAATCCACTTTTTCAAATAAATCATACCGGCTATACCAATTAGAATAGCGATACCTGTAAACACAAGCATTGTAAACCGTCCACTTACATAGGCATGTCCACTCTGCTTATTCGAGTCTTTTGTCTTGTCCTGATTAAAGTTCACTAGTTCATATAGATTCTTATCCAAAACTTTATAAATATCACGGCTATCCCTTAAAGTATTTTTTGCATCTTTAAGCTTACCAGCATCAGCTTCATTCAGTGCCTTGGATTGGTTGGCCAAGTACTTGTCTGATTCTTCCTTAACCTTATCAAGCCTTTCACGAGATTCACCAGATGTTACGAGTTTCTCCAATTCAGCAAGCTCATTCTTCAGGCCATCATGTGTCCATTGAAGTTCTCCTTGCAAGCCTTCCTTTTCTTCTTTTGAGTCGGCCAGCAAGTACATATTTTCAAGTGAAATTGTACGCTGGACGTAGAAATTGACAGCGTCTATATGCCCTCTTTGCGGAATCCAGTAATTTCCCATCGTATCATTTTCTTTATTCGTCAAATACATCCCTCGTATACCGAATATACTGACGAGCAGTGTTAGTGCAAACATAAGGAGCAGAAGCACATATAGTTTCTTAGTAATAGAGAACTTCAAGTTATTGACCTCCAAGGTTGTTTTTATTTATGACTTATTAACCAATAAATGAGACTTTAGTTTCTGTTTTGAATTTATAAATAGTATAAATTGCTCATTTTAATTTGTAAACAAAAAAATGTTAATCCTTATCATTTAATTCAAAACAAAAACAGACACCGTCAATGCGTAACGGTGTCTGTACCTGATCAAGTTCCTGTTTTCTTTGTTTTTGCAGAGGCTGTCTTTCTTTTCGGCTGGCGTGGTTTTGGCTTGTCCTTTTTTGCCTGCTCAATAGAAGCTTCCAATGCCTCCATGAGGTTCGCCACTTGTGCCGGTGCCTTTTCTGCTTTTTTCTTTGTGCCAGTTGGTGCTTTGTTCTGTTTCTGTTCAATCAAATCCATTAAAGCGACACGGTAATCATCTTCATATTTTGAAGGGTCAAATTCAGTTGTCAGCTGTTCAATGAGCAGTTTCGCTGTTTCAAGCTCCTTGCCTGTCACCGCCGATGCATCTGGAATATTGGGCACATCGGCGACTGGCCGGACTTCATCAGGATAATGAATCGTTTCAACGAGCAGTGTATTCTCGTATACACGTATGACTGCCAGCTGTTCAAGTGACCGGATCATCAGTTTCGCTACACCAATTTTGCCCGATTCCTGCAAAGCTGTCCGAAGTAGACCATAAGCCTTTGCACCGCCTGAATTCGGTGAGAGATAGTAGCTTTTTTCAAAATAGATCGGATCAATTTGGTCCAATTTAACAAAATCGACGATCTCAACCGCCTTTTCCGTTTTCTCTTTGCGGAGTGCCTCGAGTTCATCCTCTGTAATCGGGACGAACTTGTTCTTCGTATACTCATACGCTTTTATGATTTCTTCATTCTCCACATCTTTTTCACAGTGCGGACAATGCTTTTCATACTTGATTGGTGTCTCACATTCCTTATGAAGCTGCCTGAGCTTGATATCATGATTCTCCGTTGCGGCATGCAGGTTCACAGGAATATTGACAAGTCCGAAGCTGATCGTTCCTTTCCACATCGTATGCATACAGTTCTCCTCCCTTCACCTTATTGTGGATGCCATATGCCTTGGATATGCTGATTAAAATCTTCCTAGAAGGTGCAAAGTAAAAGCAGAACTGTTACATGAACGGAGGCAGAAAAATGGAATTCATGAAACCTATAGCGAGCGCTTCACTGCCCATTGGTAGTGACTGGCTGTACGAAATCAAATATGACGGCTTCCGCTGCATGATCTTAATCGATGAAGATTCATGCCGGTTAATAAGCAAGAACGGCAAAGATCTCACCGCCAATTTTCCAGAAATCGCCGCAGCGTGCAAATCGCTAAAGGTGAAGGGTTCTACAGTGCTTGATGGGGAGCTCGTCGTCCTCAACCATAAATATGGCGCCAACTTCAGTCTAATCCAAAAGCGCGGCCGGTTGCGCAATGCAGAGAAAATTGAAATCACTCAGCAGGAAAGACCCGCTTCATTCATCGCTTTCGACATATTAAAAGCAGACGGCAAAACGTGTGAAAAGGAACCCTGTGCACAGCGCCGCAAGAAGCTTGTTGCTTGGTTCAATAAAACGAAACCTTCGGAGCATATCCAATTAATCGAACAGACCAATAATGCCGAGGAAATCCAGCAGATTGCCTTCGATAATAAAGCAGAGGGGATTATCGCCAAGAAGGCTCGGAGTAATTATATTGGCGGCAAAGGACATCGTGACTGGCTCAAAGTGAAGAACTGGCGCACTGTTCATTGCTTTCTTACAAAGTGGAATCGAGACAATGATTATTTTTCAGCAGCTGTCCATGGTGGCAGTACTGGAATTAGGGAAATCGGCAAGGTGAAGCACGGGCTTGATGACGATTCTTTTCGAGCTTTAAAACAGGCATTCACGACACACGGTAAAGAAATCGGAAACGAGATGATGCTTCCTCCTGCAATCTGTGCTGCTGTCAATACACTTGATCTGTATGAAGGTGAAATACGAGAGGCGAATTTTGCCCAAATTATTCAAGGCGGCACCCCTTCTGAAATGACAGAAAAGATGATGAAGCGAGATTTAGCGATGCTTCCGGAACAATTGGATTTATCAAATCCTGAAAAAATATTTTGGCCACAACAAGGATATACGAAAGAAGACCTTGTCACGTACATTCGTAATATTTCTCCGTATATGTTGCCTTTTCTCAAAAGGAAGGCCCTTACTTTAATTCGCTATCCGGATGGTGTTGAGGGCGAGTTCTTTTTCCAGAAGCATCTCCCGCCTTATGTACCTGAGTCTTTTTCCTATATGCTAAACGAGGAGGGCGAGAAGCGCATTCTTTTTGATGAGCTTTTCCCACTTGTCTGGTTCGCGAATCATGGGGCAATCGAGTACCATATGCCATTCGAAAAAGCAGGCAAGAGCACTCCTATAGAAATCGTCTTCGACCTTGACCCTCCGAACCGGGAACATTTTCATCTCGCTGTGAAGGCCGCTCTTCTAATTAAAGAGTTGACGGATGGACTTGGGCTTACAGCTTTTGTAAAGACATCTGGCAGTAAAGGTTTGCAAATCCATATTCCTATTCGGGAAGGCAGTCTCACTTACGATGAGACAGCAATTTGTACTCAGGCGATTGCCCTTACTGTCGAGCGTGCTCAGCCTGATCTGTTTACTACGGAACGCCTCAAGAAAAAACGCAGTGGTAGGCTCTATCTGGATTATGTCCAGCACGCATCCGGGAAGACAATTATTGCACCTTACTCGCCGCGTCACGTACCGGAAGCTGCCGTTGCTACTCCGCTGTTCTGGGATGAAGTGGATGAATCATTGCGAATAGAACAGTTCACATTGGATAATGTGCTAGCACGTGTGGAACAGTATGGCTGTCCGTTTGCAAATTATGAAAAGGCAGGAGCAGAGCAGGATTTGGAGAAGCTGCGACGGCTTATTGGTGCTGAGTGAACGAGATGCTGAGAGCTATAGATTAGGTTCTCTTTCTGCGGAATTGTAACCTTATCCTATTTTATTCAGCATCTCTCCTACCAAACGAGCAAAAAAATGAGGTACCGATTACTCAGTCGGTACCTCGTCTATTATTTCAACCTAAGGGTTCTTGCCGTATCTTCATGTACTTTGCGGAAAAGCTCCGGCTTCTCAGCAAGGGATACTCCGTAAGACGGTATCATTTCCTTCACTTTCGGTTCCCATTCTTTCATCCGTTCAGGGAAACATTTCTCCAGCACTTCAAGCATGACATGAACAGCAGTGGACGCTCCAGGCGAAGCACCGAGCAGAGCCGCAATTGATCCGTCCTTGCTTGTGATGACCTCGGTTCCGAATTGGAGCGTGCCTTTTCCTCCATGCTTTGTATCTTTGATGACCTGAACCCGCTGTCCAGCTGTAACGATATGCCAATCCTCACTTCTCGCTTCCGGGACAAATTCCCGCAATGCTTCCATACGCTTCTCATTGGAAAGCAGCACTTGCTGGATCAAATATTTTGTCAAAGACATTTCCTTGACGCCAGCTGCAAGCATTGTAAGAAGATTGTTCGGCTTCACAGATTTGAACAAATCCAGATTTGAACCAGTCTTCAAAAACTTTGGAGAAAAGCCGGCAAACGGTCCGAACAGTAAGGCTTTCTTACCGTCAATGTACCTCGTGTCGAGGTGAGGTACGGACATAGGAGGAGCACCAACCTTCGCCTTACCATAGACTTTGGCATGATGCTTCTCGACGACTTCCGGCTTCTTACATACCATGAACAGACCGCTTACTGGGAATCCGCCAATACGCTTTGACTCAGGAATCCGCGTCTTCTGCAACAAAGGCAGACTTCCACCGCCGCCACCAATAAATACAAAGTCAGCGGAGTGGCAAGCAATTTTTCCATTTTGATCGTCTGTCACTTTCACTTCCCATTTGCCTTCTGCCGTGCGCCGAATGTCTTTTACTTCTTGATTGTAGGCAACCTTAACCCCATTTTCCTCCAACTCATCAAATAAAAGACGTGTCAATCTTCCGAAGTTCACGTCTGTCCCCGAGTCCACTTTCGTCGCGGCAATCGGCTCAGCTGTATCCCGACCTTCCATAATAAGTGGAAACCATTTCTTTAGCTTCTCCGGCTCATTTGAGTATTCCATTCCCTTGAACAGCGCATTCTCAGTAAGCGCTGCGAATCTTTTTTTTAGGAATTCAATATTGTCCTCTCCCTGAACGAGACTCATATGTGGAATTGCCCGGATAAATTCTTGCGGTTTCTCGATCTTACCTGTACTTACAAGATGGGACCAGAACTGTCTTGAAACTTGGAACTGTTCATTAACTTTGATTGCCTTCTCAATGTCAACCGAACCATCTGCATTCTCAGTCGTATAATTCATCTCACAGAGAGCTGAGTGCCCAGTACCTGCATTATTCCACTCATTGGAGCTCTCGTCCCCAGACTTTGACAGCTTCTCGAACACTTTGATTTCCATTCCTGGCGCCAATTCCTTAAGCAAGGCACCTAATGTCGCACTCATGATTCCCGCACCAATCAGAATTACATCTGTCTTCCCCAGCATGTTATCCATTCAAATCTTCCTTATCCCTTATTTGAAATTCGCCTATTCGCCACATCACATTTATATATCCATATTAAAAATTACAATCTGTCATTCCTTTTCGATAAAAAACACCATTATCTGATAATTATATACGATTCCTTTACACTAAGTCGATACCCCGAACGTTTCCTATTTACTACCGTTTGACCTACAATATAAGGAAAAGAACTTCAGGAAGTGAGGCGAGCAGATGCGATGCGGAGCAAAGTGCTTTCTCGTGGAGTTTGAGAAAGACGGAGTAAAGCAAGTCATGCCGGTAAATGCCAGAACTGCTGCCGGTGCGAGGAAGATCATTAGGGAGGAATTCGGCGCCAATTTGGCTATTTCAAAAGTGTATGAAGAGAAGCGAAAATCTTGATAGTTCCATATAAAATAACTGGGCATCCTAAGATTGCAGGATGTCCTGTTTTGCATCTGCCTTTTCCATATATTCTGTCAACAAGCCAGACCATTTACTTTAGCGACATTTCAGACTAAAATTTAAACTTGTATACAAGTGTACTTGTTTATCTGGAGGTATATTCATGACCGATTCTATTCATTTTCTATATCCGGAAAAGTGGCTTGCTCGAGCTTCTGCAGGCTCCAGAATTGCCGCGGAGCTTCGCATGCGCATCATTTCCGGGGTTATTGAGCATGGTGCAGTCCTATCCGAGAATCAACTTGCTGGTGACTTTGCGGTTAGCCGCTCTCCAATCAGGGAAGCCTTAAAACAACTCGCTTCCGAGAAACTGATTCGTCTCGAGCGTATGGGTGCTATTGTCCTTGGTTTATCCGAGAAGGAAATCAAGGAAATGTACGATATCCGCCTATTAATCGAAACATTTGTCTTCGAGCGACTTGTAAAAACAAACGTCACTCCTCTCGTCCAATCGCTTAACAAGACATTGGAAATGATGAAAGTCGCAATTAAGTATCATGATGCGGATGAATTCTCCCATCAAGATGTTCAGTTTCATGAAACAATTATTCAGGCAATTGACCATTCCTATATCAATATTATCTGGAACAATCTGAAGCCAGTAATGGAAAGCTTGATTCTCTTATCCATGCGTTCACGCTTTGAAGAGAAATATGAGGACTTCGAACGCATCGTTGATAATCATGCTCTCTATATAGAAGCAATTGATAGGAAAGACCGCGATCTCATGATCCAGTCCCTCCATAAGAACTTTGACGATGTACAAGGCAAGGTGGATGACTTATGGAGATCGCAACAAATGCTAATTAAAGGAGCCGAACAGGAAAATGACTAACTTCATGCTGGGAGTCGATATTGGTACGACGAGCACGAAAGCGGTCCTCTTTAATGAGAAGGGCGATGTCATCCAGAAGGAAAATGTCGGCTATCCGCACTACACACCAGATGCTTCGACTGCTGTACAGAACCCGGACGAAATCTTTCAGGCTGTCCTTCAGTCAATCACCAATATTATGAAAAACCACTTGGACAAGAAACTGCTATTCATCTCATTCAGCAGTGCCATGCACAGCATCATGGCGATGGATGAGCATGACCGGCCGCTCACCCCATGCATTACTTGGGCGGACAACCGTAGTGCAGATTGGACGCGCAAAATCAAAGAAGAATTGAATGGCCATGAAGTTTACAAAAGAACGGGGACTCCGAACCACCCAATGTCCCCGTTATGCAAGATTGCCTGGATTTCCAATGACCTTCCAGAGATTGCGACCAACACCAAGAAGTACATAGGTATCAAAGAATATATCTTCAAGCAATTCTTTGACCGGTATGTCATTGACCAATCTATTGCCTCGGCTACAGGCTTGATGAATTTGCATACACTCGACTGGGACGAAGAAGCTCTGCAAATTGCTGGGATCAGTCCGGACCAACTTTCGGAACTTGTGCCAACTACTGCCGCTTTTACAAATTGCAATGAAACACTCGCAAGACAAATCGGCATCGATCCTGCCACCCCGTTTGTCATTGGGGCAAGTGATGGCGTTCTATCCAATCTTGGCGTCAATGCAATCCGAGAAGGGGAGATTGCTGTCACGATCGGTACAAGCGGAGCAATTCGTACGATCATCGATAAGCCTCAGACAGACGAGAAAGGGCGGATTTTCTGCTATTGCTTAACAGAGAACCATTGGGTCATCGGCGGACCAGTGAACAGCGGGGGAATGGTGTTCCGCTGGATTCGTGACGAACTGGCAGCTTCAGAAGTAGAAACAGCGAAGCGCCTTGGACTCGATCCATATGACGTCCTTACTAAAATCGCTGAACGTGTACGCCCCGGCTCTGACGGCTTGCTATTCCACCCTTATATGGCTGGAGAACGTGCGCCTTTATGGAACCCGGATGTACGCGGCTCATTCTTTGGTCTGACTTTCTCTCATAAGAAAGAACATATGGTACGCGCTGCTCTTGAAGGTGTTATTTACAACTTGTACACAGTCTATGTGGCATTGATGGAGTGCATGGCTGGGCCGGTGAAACGCATTCAGGCGACTGGTGGATTTGCCAGATCTTCTGTATGGCGTCAGATGTTATCTGATGTATTTGAATCTGAAGTTTCCATTCCGGAAAGCTACGAAAGTTCCTGCCTCGGTGCCTGCATCCTTGGCTTGTATGCCCTTGGCCATATCGATTCATTTGAAGTTGCCGCTGACATGATTGGCGAGACACATACGCATGAACCGAACGAAATCGCTGTTCAAGAATATAACAAACTGCTGCCGATTTTCGTTCATCTGACTGAGGCACTTGGGGATGATTATGCCCGTATCGCCCAGTATCAAAGACAATTGAAAAACATACCCGAGGGGGAAAGATAATGCCTTTACTTATCGTTGTGGTCGGAATCATACTTTTGCTCATTCTGATCATGGCACTCAAATTGAATACATTCATATCTTTGCTTATTGTTTCATTCGTTGTGGCACTCATGCTTGGCATGCCACTGGAGAACATTGTAAAAACTGTTGAAACCGGACTCGGTGGAACACTCGGTCACTTGGCACTCATCTTTGGGCTTGGCGCCATGCTTGGTAAATTGATTGCTGACTCAGGCGGTGCCCAGCGCATTGCCATGACTCTTGTTAATAAATTCGGCGAGAAGCGCATCCAGTGGGCTGTTGTTGTAGCATCCTTCATAATCGGCATCGCGCTGTTCTTTGAAGTTGGTCTCGTCCTGCTCATCCCGATTGTTTTCGCAATCGCACGTGAGCTGAAAGTATCCGTTCTATTCCTTGGGATTCCGATGGCGACAGCACTCTCCGTAACGCATGGCTTCCTGCCGCCACATCCAGGACCTACAGTTATCGCTGGAGAAT is a window from the Aciduricibacillus chroicocephali genome containing:
- a CDS encoding malate:quinone oxidoreductase, with amino-acid sequence MDNMLGKTDVILIGAGIMSATLGALLKELAPGMEIKVFEKLSKSGDESSNEWNNAGTGHSALCEMNYTTENADGSVDIEKAIKVNEQFQVSRQFWSHLVSTGKIEKPQEFIRAIPHMSLVQGEDNIEFLKKRFAALTENALFKGMEYSNEPEKLKKWFPLIMEGRDTAEPIAATKVDSGTDVNFGRLTRLLFDELEENGVKVAYNQEVKDIRRTAEGKWEVKVTDDQNGKIACHSADFVFIGGGGGSLPLLQKTRIPESKRIGGFPVSGLFMVCKKPEVVEKHHAKVYGKAKVGAPPMSVPHLDTRYIDGKKALLFGPFAGFSPKFLKTGSNLDLFKSVKPNNLLTMLAAGVKEMSLTKYLIQQVLLSNEKRMEALREFVPEARSEDWHIVTAGQRVQVIKDTKHGGKGTLQFGTEVITSKDGSIAALLGASPGASTAVHVMLEVLEKCFPERMKEWEPKVKEMIPSYGVSLAEKPELFRKVHEDTARTLRLK
- the ligD gene encoding DNA ligase D, which translates into the protein MEFMKPIASASLPIGSDWLYEIKYDGFRCMILIDEDSCRLISKNGKDLTANFPEIAAACKSLKVKGSTVLDGELVVLNHKYGANFSLIQKRGRLRNAEKIEITQQERPASFIAFDILKADGKTCEKEPCAQRRKKLVAWFNKTKPSEHIQLIEQTNNAEEIQQIAFDNKAEGIIAKKARSNYIGGKGHRDWLKVKNWRTVHCFLTKWNRDNDYFSAAVHGGSTGIREIGKVKHGLDDDSFRALKQAFTTHGKEIGNEMMLPPAICAAVNTLDLYEGEIREANFAQIIQGGTPSEMTEKMMKRDLAMLPEQLDLSNPEKIFWPQQGYTKEDLVTYIRNISPYMLPFLKRKALTLIRYPDGVEGEFFFQKHLPPYVPESFSYMLNEEGEKRILFDELFPLVWFANHGAIEYHMPFEKAGKSTPIEIVFDLDPPNREHFHLAVKAALLIKELTDGLGLTAFVKTSGSKGLQIHIPIREGSLTYDETAICTQAIALTVERAQPDLFTTERLKKKRSGRLYLDYVQHASGKTIIAPYSPRHVPEAAVATPLFWDEVDESLRIEQFTLDNVLARVEQYGCPFANYEKAGAEQDLEKLRRLIGAE
- the gntK gene encoding gluconokinase, producing the protein MTNFMLGVDIGTTSTKAVLFNEKGDVIQKENVGYPHYTPDASTAVQNPDEIFQAVLQSITNIMKNHLDKKLLFISFSSAMHSIMAMDEHDRPLTPCITWADNRSADWTRKIKEELNGHEVYKRTGTPNHPMSPLCKIAWISNDLPEIATNTKKYIGIKEYIFKQFFDRYVIDQSIASATGLMNLHTLDWDEEALQIAGISPDQLSELVPTTAAFTNCNETLARQIGIDPATPFVIGASDGVLSNLGVNAIREGEIAVTIGTSGAIRTIIDKPQTDEKGRIFCYCLTENHWVIGGPVNSGGMVFRWIRDELAASEVETAKRLGLDPYDVLTKIAERVRPGSDGLLFHPYMAGERAPLWNPDVRGSFFGLTFSHKKEHMVRAALEGVIYNLYTVYVALMECMAGPVKRIQATGGFARSSVWRQMLSDVFESEVSIPESYESSCLGACILGLYALGHIDSFEVAADMIGETHTHEPNEIAVQEYNKLLPIFVHLTEALGDDYARIAQYQRQLKNIPEGER
- a CDS encoding GntR family transcriptional regulator, yielding MTDSIHFLYPEKWLARASAGSRIAAELRMRIISGVIEHGAVLSENQLAGDFAVSRSPIREALKQLASEKLIRLERMGAIVLGLSEKEIKEMYDIRLLIETFVFERLVKTNVTPLVQSLNKTLEMMKVAIKYHDADEFSHQDVQFHETIIQAIDHSYINIIWNNLKPVMESLILLSMRSRFEEKYEDFERIVDNHALYIEAIDRKDRDLMIQSLHKNFDDVQGKVDDLWRSQQMLIKGAEQEND
- a CDS encoding Ku protein, with translation MHTMWKGTISFGLVNIPVNLHAATENHDIKLRQLHKECETPIKYEKHCPHCEKDVENEEIIKAYEYTKNKFVPITEDELEALRKEKTEKAVEIVDFVKLDQIDPIYFEKSYYLSPNSGGAKAYGLLRTALQESGKIGVAKLMIRSLEQLAVIRVYENTLLVETIHYPDEVRPVADVPNIPDASAVTGKELETAKLLIEQLTTEFDPSKYEDDYRVALMDLIEQKQNKAPTGTKKKAEKAPAQVANLMEALEASIEQAKKDKPKPRQPKRKTASAKTKKTGT
- a CDS encoding methyl-accepting chemotaxis protein — protein: MKFSITKKLYVLLLLMFALTLLVSIFGIRGMYLTNKENDTMGNYWIPQRGHIDAVNFYVQRTISLENMYLLADSKEEKEGLQGELQWTHDGLKNELAELEKLVTSGESRERLDKVKEESDKYLANQSKALNEADAGKLKDAKNTLRDSRDIYKVLDKNLYELVNFNQDKTKDSNKQSGHAYVSGRFTMLVFTGIAILIGIAGMIYLKKWIVDPIRNLNEVAEDVAAGNLVQEINTDSSDEIGDLARSLQKMSSHLRSLILNLNDESREILNVAREFSDNSQRTAESSEQISTTVGELAVGAEQQATHSSELLERIKLFSNAAEEASHNSSTLSEEASDMGDMAEKGYLQMQGTEGQMQEIYQMVHESVQKMAELDRNYQEVAKLVSTIQSISEQTNLLALNAAIEAARAGEHGKGFAVVADEVRKLSEQVAESVVEINQITTLVQEESKGVSDSLENSYKKVEEGSTQIKDTSETFKHISSVIEDVQAKISNLSSEIGAISEGAVEVQQSIEHIAAISEQSSAGIEETAAVTEESAQSMKQVLSRSNDLVELSERLQDASTQFKV
- a CDS encoding fructose bisphosphate aldolase; protein product: MNQTQLEKIKNGKGFIAALDQSGGSTPKALGLYGVKEDSYSNEDEMFDLVHEMRTRIITSPSFDSQYILGAILFEQTMDRKIDGMYTADYLAEKKGVVPFLKVDKGLADEKNGVQLMKPIHDLDETLRRANERNIFGTKMRSVIKEANADSIKEVVDQQFEYGKQIIAAGLVPIIEPEVDIHSKDKEQSEEILKAEIKKQLDSLSEDQNVMLKLTIPTVANTYKELIEHPRVIRAVALSGGYSTEDANEKLKANDGLIASFSRALTQDLFANQTDEEFNEALAKAVKDIYEASI